From a region of the Paenibacillus sp. FSL R10-2734 genome:
- the rpmE gene encoding 50S ribosomal protein L31: MQATIQPKYNLTKVTCACGNSFEAGSVKQELRVEICSSCHPFFTGKQKFLDAGGRVDKFKKKYGI; encoded by the coding sequence ATGCAAGCAACAATCCAACCAAAGTATAACTTAACTAAGGTAACCTGCGCGTGTGGCAACTCTTTCGAAGCTGGCTCTGTTAAACAAGAGCTTCGTGTTGAAATTTGCTCCAGCTGCCATCCTTTCTTCACTGGCAAGCAGAAGTTCCTTGATGCCGGCGGTCGCGTTGATAAATTTAAGAAGAAATACGGTATCTAA
- a CDS encoding radical SAM protein — MYLVYADGQGNVYDHPELYGLARSGDMIVEMLEEELIPLPEGATLVGLPSTRAVGMDPETGEMMSLPEGSQAVGALLPQGYTRLCLPGYIKTDKSYKLPLFGYSAVVWKDGGFFVAADPTDNPEKWNPLNCDKEDLEVNVGELTAKYPDNRLYEHLSNCALGYECLTSSNTFLGRWEGGVPVSYSCNAGCFGCISEQPDDSGFVSPQTRMNFRPTVNEISQVMLEHLKTPESIISFGQGCEGEPSTQAKLIIEAIREVRSITDMGYININTNAGLSDHIRGIVDAGLDLMRVSTISALDDHYNAYYKPRGYTLANVEKSLIYAASQGVYTSINYLIFPGVTDREEEIEAMVEFVRRTDLKLIQMRNLNIDPESYLELIPPAKGEILGMKTMLEIFRDELPDVVIGSYTHVPPANMSRAKQRKLNI, encoded by the coding sequence ATGTATTTGGTATATGCCGACGGGCAAGGAAACGTATATGATCATCCTGAACTGTACGGGTTAGCCCGTAGTGGGGATATGATCGTTGAAATGCTGGAAGAAGAGTTGATTCCGCTGCCTGAAGGCGCCACTCTTGTAGGTTTGCCTAGTACGCGGGCGGTGGGTATGGATCCTGAGACCGGTGAAATGATGTCGCTGCCAGAAGGCTCACAGGCTGTAGGGGCGCTGCTACCACAGGGCTACACTCGTTTGTGTCTTCCTGGTTATATTAAGACGGACAAGTCTTATAAGCTTCCTCTGTTTGGTTATTCGGCTGTAGTATGGAAGGATGGGGGATTCTTTGTTGCAGCAGACCCCACGGATAATCCGGAGAAATGGAACCCGCTGAACTGTGACAAAGAGGATCTGGAAGTCAATGTTGGTGAATTAACAGCCAAGTATCCTGATAACCGTCTCTATGAGCATCTTTCTAACTGTGCACTAGGCTATGAATGCCTTACTTCCTCTAATACGTTTTTAGGACGTTGGGAGGGCGGTGTACCTGTCTCTTATTCATGTAATGCTGGATGTTTTGGATGTATTTCTGAGCAACCAGATGATAGCGGCTTTGTCTCTCCGCAGACTCGGATGAATTTCCGGCCTACAGTCAATGAAATTTCACAAGTTATGCTGGAGCATTTGAAGACACCTGAATCGATTATCAGTTTTGGACAAGGCTGTGAAGGGGAACCTTCTACGCAGGCAAAACTTATTATAGAAGCAATTCGTGAAGTGCGCTCGATTACTGATATGGGCTACATCAATATCAACACGAATGCGGGCTTGAGCGATCATATTCGTGGAATCGTCGATGCTGGGCTGGATTTGATGCGTGTCAGCACAATAAGTGCCCTTGATGACCACTACAACGCATATTACAAACCTCGTGGTTACACATTGGCTAATGTAGAGAAATCACTGATATATGCCGCATCGCAGGGTGTTTACACATCGATTAATTACCTGATATTCCCTGGAGTGACAGATCGCGAGGAAGAGATTGAGGCGATGGTGGAGTTTGTAAGACGAACGGATCTGAAGCTTATTCAGATGCGTAATCTGAATATTGATCCAGAGAGCTATTTGGAGCTTATTCCCCCTGCTAAGGGTGAAATTCTCGGTATGAAGACTATGCTGGAAATTTTCCGTGATGAGTTGCCGGATGTCGTTATTGGTTCTTATACGCATGTACCACCAGCAAATATGTCTCGGGCAAAGCAACGGAAACTCAACATATAA
- the dnaX gene encoding DNA polymerase III subunit gamma/tau, translating into MEHIALYRAWRPQSFQDMVGQQHIIQTLQNAIREQRVSHAYLFSGPRGTGKTSAAKVLAKAVNCERGPGPEPCNECPSCLRITAGNVMDVQEIDAASNRGVEEIRDLRDKVKYAPTEVRRKVYIIDEVHMLTTEAFNALLKTLEEPPSHAMFILATTEPHKLPATIISRCQRFDFRRVALEEQTAHLAAICEKEGITADVNALQYIARLSDGGMRDAVSLLDQISSFTDGKVTYEQVLGMTGGIPSEQFARLATAILEGDMGLLLELVEQLMHEGKSADKCLENLMYYFRDLLMIKMVPGADQLTERVLNPAEFRDMATAFSRARLFQIVDTLNKYLGEMKYATHPQTLFEVALMKLCSLQQEEGETASVAPLGALNAGSGVNPPVADAGELDLLKKQIAALEKKLEQALQSGGISGGGRDGASSAKSHQAPSAAPRISSTSKMPPNVDRFIAGKDSPDFAAIYKQWSLVLQGVKEEKVTVHAWFVDGEPVSVMEDAVLVAFKNTIHRDTTEKPANRQVIENVLAARLGKPYRLVTIMQRDWNEAAQKSVGQPSSKEELQLEHEHDTADAKSEPWIDEAIQLFGEDLVVIKE; encoded by the coding sequence GTGGAACATATCGCGCTGTACCGTGCTTGGCGGCCGCAGTCGTTTCAAGACATGGTTGGACAACAGCACATTATCCAAACGCTGCAGAACGCAATTCGTGAACAGCGGGTTTCGCATGCCTATCTGTTCAGTGGTCCGCGGGGAACTGGTAAGACAAGTGCTGCTAAAGTCTTAGCGAAAGCGGTCAATTGTGAAAGAGGGCCAGGTCCGGAGCCTTGCAACGAGTGTCCTTCCTGCTTGCGAATCACTGCAGGTAATGTGATGGATGTGCAGGAAATTGATGCGGCATCAAACCGGGGCGTAGAGGAGATTCGTGATCTACGGGATAAGGTTAAATATGCACCTACCGAGGTGCGCCGTAAAGTGTATATTATTGATGAAGTGCATATGCTGACAACAGAAGCATTTAATGCGCTATTAAAGACATTGGAGGAACCACCGTCACATGCAATGTTCATCCTTGCGACCACGGAACCTCATAAATTGCCAGCGACGATCATCTCTCGTTGTCAGCGCTTTGACTTCCGAAGGGTAGCGTTAGAAGAGCAGACAGCACATCTAGCCGCGATCTGTGAGAAGGAAGGGATTACAGCTGATGTGAACGCATTGCAGTATATTGCCCGCCTTTCTGATGGGGGTATGCGCGATGCAGTGAGTTTGCTGGATCAGATTTCATCTTTTACGGATGGCAAAGTGACGTACGAACAAGTGCTAGGGATGACGGGGGGGATACCCTCTGAGCAATTTGCACGTCTTGCCACTGCCATTTTGGAAGGTGATATGGGTCTTCTTTTGGAGCTTGTTGAACAGCTTATGCATGAAGGTAAGAGTGCTGATAAATGTCTAGAGAATCTTATGTATTATTTCCGTGATTTATTGATGATTAAGATGGTACCTGGGGCCGATCAACTGACAGAGCGAGTCCTTAATCCCGCCGAATTCAGAGATATGGCCACCGCATTTTCTCGGGCTCGTCTGTTTCAAATCGTAGATACACTTAATAAGTACCTAGGTGAAATGAAGTATGCTACTCATCCGCAGACGTTGTTTGAAGTCGCACTGATGAAGCTGTGTAGCTTACAGCAAGAGGAAGGTGAGACCGCATCTGTTGCGCCGTTAGGTGCATTGAATGCTGGATCGGGTGTGAATCCTCCTGTAGCCGACGCTGGTGAACTGGATCTGCTCAAGAAACAGATTGCTGCACTGGAGAAGAAGCTGGAACAGGCATTACAGTCCGGTGGCATTTCCGGAGGTGGGCGAGATGGGGCCTCTTCTGCGAAATCACATCAAGCTCCAAGCGCTGCGCCGAGAATCTCTTCAACCTCCAAAATGCCTCCAAATGTAGACAGGTTTATTGCTGGTAAGGATAGTCCTGATTTTGCAGCTATCTATAAACAGTGGAGTCTTGTCTTGCAAGGGGTAAAAGAGGAGAAGGTCACGGTTCATGCGTGGTTTGTGGACGGTGAGCCTGTATCCGTAATGGAGGATGCGGTGCTTGTTGCATTCAAGAACACGATTCATCGCGATACTACGGAGAAACCAGCAAACAGACAGGTTATTGAGAATGTGCTTGCAGCACGGCTTGGTAAACCTTATAGACTGGTAACTATTATGCAGCGCGATTGGAACGAAGCCGCTCAGAAGTCAGTAGGACAGCCCAGCAGCAAAGAAGAACTGCAACTAGAGCATGAACACGATACAGCAGATGCCAAATCTGAACCTTGGATTGATGAGGCTATCCAGCTTTTTGGAGAAGACCTTGTTGTCATAAAAGAGTAA